TTATAGGGAAGAATATCATACTAATATCTactctttagatttttttcaaattaaagtcaTTTTCTCTACACTCTACAGCACGGAACTCtgatcttgttcagttcagttcagtctctcagtcatgtctgactctttggaccacCATGGAtggtaacatgccaggcttccctgtccttcaccatctcccagagcttgctcaaactcatgcctattgagttcatgatgccatccaactatctcatcctctgacgtcccattcgcctcctgccttcaatttttcccagaatcagggtctattcaaatgagtcagttctttgcatcaggtggccaaactattggagtttcagcttcagcatcagtccttccaatgaatattcaggactgatttcctttaggatggactggtttggtctccttgctgtccaagggcctctcaagagtcttctccaacaccacagttcaaaagcatcaattcttcagcactcagctttctttatagtccaactctcatatccatacatgactactggaaaaaccatagctttgactagacagacctttatcggcaaagtactatctctgctctttaatatgctgtctgggttggtaatagcttttcttccaaggagcaagcatcttttaatttcatggctgcagtcaccatgtgcagtgattttagagatcaagagaataaagtctgtcactgttgccattgtttccattgtttgccatgaggtgatgggttcggatgccatgagcttagttttctgaatgttgagctttaagccaactttttctctctcctctttcattttcatcaagaggctctttagttcttctttgctttctgccataagggtggtgtcatctgcatatctgaggttattgatatttctcccggaatcttgattccagcttgtgcttcatccagtctgtcaTTTTgtatcatgtactctgcatataagttaataagtagagtgacaatatacagcctttacatattcctttcccaatttgaaaccagtctgttgttccatgtctgcttctaattgttgcttcttaacctgcatacaggtttctcaggaggcaggtaaggtggtctggtataatTTCAACTTCTTGTCTtggaaaatcagatcagatcagatcagtctctcagtcgtgtccgactctttgtgaccccatgaatcacagcacgccaggcctccctgtccatcaccatctcccggagttcactgagactcacgtccatcgagtcagcaatgccatccagccatctcatcctctgttgtccccttctcctcctgccccaaatccctcccatcatcagagtcttttccaatgagtcaactctttgtatgaggtggccaaagtactggagtttcagctttagcatcattccttccaaagaaatcccagggctgatctcctttagaatggactggttggatctccttgcagtaaaggactttcaagagtcttttccaacaccacagttcaaaagcatcaattcttcagcgctcagccttattcacagtccaactctcacatccatacatgaccacaggaaaaaccatagccttgactagatggacctttgttggcaaagtaatgtctctgcttttgaatatgctatttaggttggtcataactttccttccaaggagtaagcgtcttttaatttcatggctgcagttaccatctgtagtgattttggagcccagaaaaataaagtctgacactgtttccactgtttccccatctatttcccatgaagtggtggaccGGATGCTGAGCTTAATTTCAaattcagaaaatggaaaaggaatgaCTTTCATATGGACAGAAATAAAGGGCAAACTCTTCTATGTGGGATTTTGTTGTTTGTATTTCTAAAAACTAAGGAATCCAAAACAAATTGCAATACACTTACACTGAAGTCTCACcaaaatgtttagttttgtatTGTCTGCTGTTCAATTTCAATATTACATAGAACTGAAACCCCAATGGCAAGTTCCAAAGATAACCAAAGAGAGATGATTTAAAAGGCCTTGCTAGTCATGTGCTTATACACAAGCAACATCAACAACATCTGAAAGCATGTTAATGAATACAGATCTTAAAACCCACTTCAGATCCACTGATTGAGAGTCCTTTACAAAAATTTCCCAAGTGATTCATCTGTATACTAAAATTTGGATGGGTGTTTTCTTCCTCAGCTACACAATAGAATCATCTTGAGAGCATTATTCTAAAAGATGCCTTAAACACTCCCATTCAGACAACTTGTATAATTTTGAGAGCAATAACCAAGTAATTTAATAAGGGGGATGTAAAGTCAAAAATTTAGGACTGAATAGTAGTTTGTTTACctactgtgttttaaaatacttcttaCGTTATGAACTTTATCTCCCTCAGAGTTATAGTGATGATAAAATAAGTATGATGAAAATTTTCATGAATTGTAAAACCCTAAACCAATGTTATTGTTAATGACTGGCATGATATAAAATCATAAATCCATATTTTTAAGAAGTTAAGCATGTTATTTCCAAAATGATGACATTCAAAGTAAGTCTGAATCAGGAATAAGAAGTATTTATTATATAGTTCTTCCCTGACTCATAATTTGTGCATCATAATGTCAGAAATGGAATAttaagtttgtatttttaataaactacCAACATAATTATTGTCTTTCTTTTATCCCCTGACACATGagctaaaagaaaaatttgaaaatctaaaCTCACAACTGTAAACCCAGCCAACTAATACTGACCTGTTGCCCTTCCTCCAATATTCTCTTACTTCATATTATAATATGTATAGAGTCCttaaacccgcatctcttctgGATTACTCCAGGTATGAAAATGTGAAATGGAAAGGACCAATTGGACAGACATTGAGTTCATTCTACAGGGACTTTCTGAGTATCCAAGAGCAGAAAAACTCCTTTTTGCGATGTGTTTGTTGATGTACCTGGTGATTCTCCTGGGGAACAGCACTTTGATCATCCTCACTCTCCTGGATTCCCACCTTCACACCcctatgtacttcttcctctgtaATCTTTCCTTCCTTGACATTTGGTACACATCCTCCTTTATCCCCTCAGTGCTGATACACTTTCTATCCGAGAAAAAAACTATCTCCTTCACTAGGTGTGTTGTTCAGATGTCTGTCTCTTACACTATGGGGTCGACAGAGTGTGTGCTTCTAGCAGTGATGGCATATGACCGTTCCATAGCCATCTGCAGCCCTCTGAGATACCCCAGCATCATGAGCAAGGCGCTTTGTATTCAGATGGCAGCTCTCTCCTGGGGACTGGGCTTTCTCAACTCATTGACAGAAACAATTCTTGCAGTGCAGTTGCCCTTCTGTGGAAAAAATGTCATCAATCATTTTGTTTGTGAAATACTGGCTTTTGTCAAGCTAGCTTGCACAGATATATCCTTGAATGAGATTGCTATCATGTTGGgcaatgtaatatttttatttgttccatTACTGTTGATTTGTATCTCCTACATTTTCATCCTTTCCACTGTCCTAAGAATCAATTCAGCcgaaggaagaaaaaaggcttTTCCCACCTGCTCAGCCCACATAATGGTGGTGACTGTGTTTTATGGGACAATCCTCTTCATGTATATGAAGCCAAAGTCCAAAGACGCTGCTTTTGACAAATTGATTGCCCTGTCCTATGGAGTCAGCACACCGATGCTCAATCCTATCATCTATAGCCTGAGAAATACAGAAGTGCATGGCGCTATGAGAAAATTGACAGCTAGACTGGTTCTGGAGGAAAGAATGAGAAATTTGAATCTTTGAATTTGTGTACAAAATAAGCTCATATATTGGATGCAAGGTTTTCAGTATAagcagaacaaaggaaataaaggcTATACGTAAAATCACAGAATTTAAGAGTTGGGAAGAAATTTCAGGGTAATAATCTAACTTCATCATTTATGAAAACAGCATAAAAATGTAGGGATATGTAGTCCGTGAAGTGAGAGCAAACTtttagaaaccagaaaaaaattgaaattaaacttttccagaaatatccaggtttaatttttaacagttaaaaatatgtactttttcaTTCCCTTTTTTGAGAGAACTACTTGAGTTcatgttttttctgtttattactCATTTTTGTTTTACTCAGGGATTTGATCGGCTCCAACCTCATTTTTCtggtgctactgctaagtcacttcagtcgtgtccgactctgtgcgaccccatagacagcagcccaccaggctcccccatccctggaattctccagttaagaacagtggagtgggtttccatttccctctccaaagcatgaaagtgaaaagtgaaagtgaagtcgctcagtcatatccaattcttagggacctcatggattgcagcctaccaggctcctctgtccataggattttccaggcaagagtactggagtagggtgccatatatattccttcttctttcccttgCTGTGTTTTTTCTACCCAGTCTGCTACAGTATGCTGGATGCACTATGTAGTTATCCAAATATATCCTGTTCTTTCACACTTAAGGACAATAGTATATTTTCACTTCATCCCCGTTATCATATTTCTCATTTGGTGACAACACAGgcatttaattaaagaaaatttaaatgttttatcttcTGAAAAATCCTTCCAAATTTACCCACAGTgaaagcactgtttacaattgccaagatagggaagcaacctaagtgtccatcagctgttgaatggataaagaagatgtaatgtgtgggtgtatatatatgtgtgtgaattttgttgtttacttgctatgTCCGAAATTTTTGGGAACCCATAGACTGTGCCCTGCTGGCTTCTCTGTCTaagagatttctcaggcaagaatactggagtgggttgccatttccttctcctgaggatcttactgacccagagatcaaatctgtgtgtcctgaattggcaggggcatctttaccattgaaccatcagggaagccccaatagaatattactcagccacaaagaaagaatgaaattctgccaccTAAAGCAACATAGATATACCTAGAATATATTACActtagtgaaatgagtcagagaatgacaaatactctATGCTAttacttttatgtgaaatctaaaaaataaaacgaaTTTATGTTAACAAACAGTAAcaggctcacagatatagagaacaagctagtggtcatcagtgaggagagggaaatggggaggATGAGCCAAGGTATGGAATGAAGagacacaaactattatgtataaagaaGCAACAAGATTTCCTTTCCAGAAGAGGAAATATATCCATTATTGTCTATTAATACTTTAAATGGAgtacaatctataaaaatagtaaatcaccatgctgtataactgaaacatacaatattgtaaatcaactctttttcaatagaaaagaagtaaaaattaaaaataaggaaataaggaTGCATCCTTCATCCATTTAACATAAGAATTTTCAGGTGCATGTATTCTGAAAGGTGGGAGTAATGAAGGACAATGTTTCTACCATTAATCTCTTTTTTATAACCTATaacttttttcaaaatgtattttcagaAAACTTACCACATACATTTTGTTTGCAGTtctgtatattaaaatttattggcTGTGAGGAcaagtattaaaattaaaattccactTGTGATCATTATCATATTATAAGAAGAAAAGGATGTTAGTGTGGGAACTGTGGAGAGATAGAGGTAAAGTGAATCAAAAGAAATGGGAGCTCAATTATATACAGGACATGACACAAGAGATAAGTAAACATATGAGGTATAGTGAGAGCCTGCTTAGCACTGACAGAAGAGttacacacagagaaagagaaaaactagaaTAAACCATGAGATACTGGGTAAGAAGATAGTGTGAACTCACTGCTTTAAGTATATACGTAGAGCAATATGCATACAGAATAAGAGAGATATAGATATggctagtcaagggtatggtttttcctgaggtcatgtatggatgtgagagtcagactgtgaagaaggctgagcaccgaagaattgatgcttttgaactgtggtgttggagaagactcttgaaagtcccttggactggaaagaGATctatccagtccattctgaaggagatcagccttgggatttctttggaaggaatgatgctgaagctgaaactcaagtactttggccacctcatgggaagagttgactcattggaaaagactctgatgctgggagggattgggggcaggaggagaaggggatgtcagaggatgagatggctggatggcatcactgactcaatggacgtgagtctgggtgaactctgggagttggtgatggacagggaggcctggcgtgctgcaattcatggggtcacaaagagttggacatgactgagcgtgaactggactgaactgatgcatatatatagaaattaATATGGATTAcacaaatgttcaaactaccacaaaatgttcaaactaccacataattacactcatttcacatgttaacaAGATAATATTAaatagcaagataatgctcaaaatccttcaagctaggcttcaacagtacatgaaccaagaccTTCTAGATGTAAAAGCTTGATTTAGAAacatcagaggaaccagagatcaatttgccaacatctattggatcatagaaaaagcaagggaattccagaaaaaaacatctacttctgctttatggactatgctaaagcctttgaccttgTGGATAACaccaaattgtagaaaattcttaaaagaggtgggaataccagactgcctgacctgcctcttgagaaccagtatgcaggtcaagaaggaacaggtagaactggacatgcaacaacgaactggttccaaattgggaaagatgtACATCAGGTTGGAtactttcaccttgcttattgaattactatgcagagtatatcatgagaaatgctgagctgcatgaagcacaagctggaatcaagatcgccgggaaaaatatcaataacctcagataagcaaatGACACCagcctaatgacagaaagcaaa
This portion of the Bubalus bubalis isolate 160015118507 breed Murrah chromosome 3, NDDB_SH_1, whole genome shotgun sequence genome encodes:
- the LOC102404973 gene encoding olfactory receptor 13D1-like, whose amino-acid sequence is MERTNWTDIEFILQGLSEYPRAEKLLFAMCLLMYLVILLGNSTLIILTLLDSHLHTPMYFFLCNLSFLDIWYTSSFIPSVLIHFLSEKKTISFTRCVVQMSVSYTMGSTECVLLAVMAYDRSIAICSPLRYPSIMSKALCIQMAALSWGLGFLNSLTETILAVQLPFCGKNVINHFVCEILAFVKLACTDISLNEIAIMLGNVIFLFVPLLLICISYIFILSTVLRINSAEGRKKAFPTCSAHIMVVTVFYGTILFMYMKPKSKDAAFDKLIALSYGVSTPMLNPIIYSLRNTEVHGAMRKLTARLVLEERMRNLNL